The DNA window TGGCATCACAACAGACATTTCCCCTTCAATCATCCCAGAGCGGcctttttttgacaaaaattacGTACGTCGACAATTAATGTTGATGAAAATAATTAATGCTGGTCGACGCCCAAATCACAATTGACGAAACTCATCCATGATTTAATTcattatcatatatatatatatatagcaatgACCTTCTTATAAGCACAACTTAATGTCATCAGCAAAATTAAGCTGAAGCAACACAATCAAACTTCATGACAGATTTTTCATACACAACTATTATTAAAGACTTTGTTATAGCTTTTAAGGTTATGCAACAGAAGGGGCTTGGTTCATTATTTCCGGGTCAGTGCGTTAACCTGAAACTTGTTCtcaagcatttttttttaatcttttccttGCATTCCATTGACGGGTCTCATCCCCCTTTACAGTTTTCCATGAAAATTACGGACATATATACCATACAGCTTGAAATGATAATTACTCCTATTAAATATCTTTAATTATTGTCAtgtataaaaaataatttactaAATTGATAAGGACATGGAGTGAttaaaaaaatcactaataatCAAGTTTACGGGCAAGGATTAGATATGAAATCTGGCAGCAAAGATGAATAGCAATTTAATTTGTCAAAGTAAAAGTATACGGCCGGCACAAATtaggaatttcaaaattttggggTCGGCTACCTCTGACAcgcctttttaaaaaaaaaaaaaaaaaatttctcgtACACTCCTACTAGATATGCCCATCATAAATGCTTGTCATTTGATGtaaaatacttttaaaaagTGTCCAAAAATCTAAAAAGGTTGTGTGAATATCagttttcaaaataaaaataaataatcaactcaGACGATCTCATAATAAACTCTGATCGATTCCTTTTTTATCTGTCAATTATCATttaattgttattattattattattatttagttcaAAACAGTCAACTATCATCATTCACCTCCTCGTCAAAATTGATCACCATTATCTACTCTTATATAGCAGACGAGATAGCTCAATTTAGCACATAGAGATATGGACAGAAAGATCAATGCCGTGCATGATGAGACACTAAAACCTGGGGAACAATCAAATATCTTGACCGTTTTGCACTTCTAATAACAGCTTTTATGTTTGTACAGAAGAAATTTCTGCCTATGCGGATGGTCTAATTAATCTACATACTTCTGACTTCTAATAGGTTTTCTTGAATTAACAAAGTGGGAATGTGATAAGATCTGAGAAATAATGCAGTCTGAAAATTTGAAAGGTCAGCGACGCAattccatctttctttggaaAAACAGTCACCTAATTGCCTAAATGGTGGAAAATTTGACACTAagtttatatataatataaactTTACAAAAATACTACGACATGGTCCAGTTGTCATATCTTCTTCCCCTCGCTATAAAAGGCTGGTTCCCATTCTGCGTGCAAAATTGAGATCAAACTCAAAGTTTACTATTCGAATCATTTTGAGACAGAAGAAAATGGAAGCCAGGATGGGAGTTCTCATGATTATTATTGGCATGGTGGCAAGTTTAGCTTCTGTAGCTTATGCAATTCCGGGGACAGCCACTTTCTATACACCCCCCTACAGTCGTAAGTGTTTCTTTCGATTATTACTCAAAGCACAAGACTAGCGAATTTGAAAAAGGCAACatcttttctcattttcattttctatatGGGAATTTAACACTTTGGAAGATATACTATTGATTAGATATGATACACAAACGATCACATAGATATCCATCCATATGTTTATGTGCTTATATTGGCATGTATGAAACACGATAAATTAACACCCTTTTCCACAGTTGACTAAAAACCCTAGCTTAGAAAGGGGTTAATGAAATTATTTCCTGCATGTTTccaagaaatgaaaagaaacaaaacttcGTGTTTTCAATAAAGAACTTTTAATGTTACAACTGAAGGGAAAAATTGTGGATGATTTTTAAAAATGCTTAaagatataaaataaaattagaaatGTATCTAGCCtataagcatgcaagacaactTTCATGAAATCTGCAGCCTGTGAAAGCTGCAAGATTGAAGCATGCATGACTTTAACCTGAAAACCCATCTCACATACATGAAATCTCTTCTCGTCATAAACCAGCAAATGCTTGCATTGGCGTCCGAGTCAATGGGACGTTGCCGTTGATAGCTGCTGCGAGTAACGTACTATGGGATAACGGGGCAGCTTGTGGAAGAAACTATAGAGTTACTTGCACTGGAACTAATAGCGAAGGGATCGCACAACCTTGTAGGGGTAGTGTTGTGGTTCAAATAATTGATTACTGTCCTCCGGGTTGTCGAGCAACCTTTGATCTCTCTCAAGAAGCATTTGCTCTCATTGCCGATCCAAATGCTGGAAAAGTCAACATAGACTATGAACAGTAAGGGTTTTATCTtagcaaattttcattttaatttcagCAATCTAATTTAATCAACTTTGTTGACTCGTATGTTGCAGGGTTTGAACTTTGAGGTGGATCATGTTTGAAGAGCCTTCAAAAGGCCAATAATTTGTATTTAGAGAAATAAGTAGCTAGCTACTTTCATATACTATAAAATTTATGCTTCAGATACTACCTTAGCATAAATATACCAAAATGTAAGATTACATTTAGTAAACAggtttgaaattttttggtggCTTTGGGAAACCACAAAATGATACAATTCCTGTGATATTTAATTAAAGAGGACAAGAGGGTGGAATATGCatcaaataaattatttataaaGGAAGGATCATAATGCAACCAAGTCAAGCATATAAGAAGCAATCCAGGACGAGATCCTTATGTTCTGGAATGTATCTTTTACCATCTCCGATCCAAGCTCCCTTAGCGGGAAAAAGCTTGGAGCACAATCCATTACTTCGAAGCTGGAATTTTCAACCCCAAGGAGTGCATTAGTGTGTTAAGGAGAAACATTTCGAAAGAGTTTATCAAAAAGTTCAATATATAAGTCAAAACTCAACTCTGACATAAAATCTTAAATTATTAGGTATTGGATTTTTAGGTACATATTAATCGCTCTTTTTTCAACTCTTGAATCAATATAAAATATAAGTTTTTATTCATGAACCTAACATAATGTCAACATCTTTCAATGTTTTTGTCCGATTATTGTTTTTACGGAAATAAAAGTCATCCCACATCAACAAGATTTATCCATCCTTGAAAATTTTGACAATGTGCACTACTTCATAGTAGCAACCAACTCGATCTATATGGCTCTTGTCGATGACAATTTCTTTACTCCACGAATTCTTGATACCAAAATCCTTCATTATCCAAATAgaaacttcaaaatccaaactatTATCGCACATGCTTAGGTAGTCTTTGTAGACTTCCAAGCTCGTTACATCGTCTTGTGATATAACACTACTACTAGAGTGTCTTAAGAGTATTCTCTTCTTGAGACTTTACAAAATTCTAGTTAGCTAACCACTTGAAAAAAATGTAAAGTCTTGCAAGAAGTTGACTATTAAAATGAATATCATCATTAATTAGACACAAATTCAGGCGCGTCGTACTCATACCAAGAGCAAAGTTTGGGCATAACGTGAGCTAATACTTGCCATTGTTTGTGCCCGTCAATATAACAAGTAGTGCTATAAGATACATCggtaaaatatttttaaaaaatatcacaaagaaaaaagaaacttcAAATAGTACTCGAGCGAGCATACCAATTCTACTTTATTCATTTAACAATCTCGATCCCAAAGTTCTGAGAGAAAGAAAGCTTGAGGGCATATTCCATTACTCCTATGCAAGGGTAGCTTTCTTCGACATAGCCAACTCCATTCATCTGATCATAAGCGCATTTGCACTGGATGAAAGTCTTGGTTATAGTAATCTGGATAACGTGGTATGGTAGATTCAAGGAATTCTTTCCTTAAATTGGCTATGAGTTACAGGTTAAACTCAGAAAAGCAATTGAACAAGTTAGTCACCATTCAATCAAGTATATATTTTGGAGAACACCGCCAGCCCACCCACACCCCCATCCCccacaaaaaaaagggaaaaactttCCCCTACTCCTTGTCATCTTCACAGCCAGTAACAACCTTTGAGATGTAGGTATATCAAAATTGATTGTGTGACTCATGATGATGGTCCCTCAAGGCTTGGCTTATTTGAAACTATTCTTCTTAGCATTTCCTCCACAGCTATATCAAACGCATCTTTGAGATTGCCAGGTCTTCCTCCAGAAAAGCTGTACGAAATCCTTGGAATCATGTTAATTACCGTGTTCCTCATCCTCTTGATAGCTTCTCCACTATATCCCTCCAATACTTTCCTTATCGAAGTCCCATTCCTTACCCGATTCCTGTGTATAAAAACCGAGAAAGGCTCCAATTCACTGGACATAAACAACACGTACTGACCCACaatcctttctttccaaaaaaaactGGTATCGAACCTGCCAGCATACAATCAAACGTGGACCTAGCTCCTCGTATGCGAGTCACCTCTGGGCTGCAAACAGAAGTCTGAGCTCAGAAATATTTCAAGAACCGCTGTAGAGCTGTCCAAGCAAGCTGTCTTTGCACAATCTATAGCTTTGCACGAATCAGATTCGTTGTAACAGTGATCCAGCAGCAAAGCCCTGAAGTCGTTCTTTATAGATCCACGCTTTCCCCCTACAAACGTGAAGAGGTTCGTCCGTTTTCTACCTCGCACAAATTCCTGCCATTGCTTAATTTCGGTCACGGTCCGGGGATGAAATCCGGTAGGATAGGGTACGGTAACTTCCATTGGATCCCCTAGGCTTCTTTCTATTGTGAAACTGAACATTTTTCTCATCAAGGGCATGAGGAGGAAGCTTGTCCCCCAGGCTTGATCATCACGGACCCGTTTCAACTTTCAAGTCCCATGAAGTTCGACCCACAGTAAGGAAATGATCAGAACCGTTGGATCTCTTCCAATAATGCTGGTTCTTGATCCATTCGAGGAAAGTGTAGAAGGGTTCATCTCGTTCTTTGGCAGTGTAGCCACTGAATAAAATGTTGGAGGCCGCTAGTCCAGCATAAAATGGGACGTAGAATGCCTTAGCGGATTCCGGCTCCATGGTTCTACACTTGTAGTTGAGAATCCGATTGTGAAATATAAGGTCGCTCGCGAACACGTGGGTCCGGTACCAAGCACGAGCAAG is part of the Coffea eugenioides isolate CCC68of chromosome 6, Ceug_1.0, whole genome shotgun sequence genome and encodes:
- the LOC113773615 gene encoding xyloglucan galactosyltransferase XLT2-like, with translation MEVTVPYPTGFHPRTVTEIKQWQEFVRGRKRTNLFTFVGGKRGSIKNDFRALLLDHCYNESDSCKAIDCAKTACLDSSTAVLEIFLSSDFCLQPRERIVGQYVLFMSSELEPFSVFIHRNRVRNGTSIRKVLEGYSGEAIKRMRNTVINMIPRISYSFSGGRPGNLKDAFDIAVEEMLRRIVSNKPSLEGPSS